The Candidatus Krumholzibacteriia bacterium genome includes the window GATCGGCTCCGGAATCTTCATCGTCTCTGCCGACATCGCCAGGGACGTGGGTTCCGCCGGCTGGCTGCTCCTCGTCTGGGTGCTGACCGGTGTCGTCACCGTGATGGGGGCGCTCACCTACGCCGAGCTGTCCGCCATGATGCCCCAAGCCGGCGGCCAGTACGTGTTTCTTCGCGAGGCCTACAGCCCGCTCTGGGGTTTCCTTTACGGCTGGACGGTCTTCGTCGTGATCCAAACCGGTTCGATCGCCGCCGTCTCGGTGGCCTTCGCCAAATTCCTCGGCGTCCTCATCCCCCCACTCGGCACCGATCAGATCCTGTTCCGGAAGTCCGGCCTCGATATCTTCTGGTCCTTCCCGCTGCCTTGGATGGAAGAGCCCATCGTCTTCTTCCAGCGGCAGGAGTTCACCATCTCCGCGGGTCAGTTGGTGGCGGTGGTGGTGGTCGCCATCCTCACCTGGGTCAACTGCCGCGGTGTCCAAGCCGGGAAGAAGGTGCAGAACTTCTTCACCGTGGGCAAGACGGTGGGCCTGGTGGCGTTGATCCTGGTGGGCCTGACGGTGGCGGCCGACATGGACGTCATCCGCGCCAACCTGGGCAACGCCTGGGGCGCCATCCGGGAGACACCCCGGTACATCGGCCTGGAGCGCATGCTGCCGCTCGGCAGCGGCGCCCTCATCCTCATGGTGCTCGGCGGCACGATGGTGGGTTCGTTGTTCTCCGCCGATGCCTGGAACAACATCACCTTCACCGCAGGCGAGATCAAGGATCCTCGCCGCAACTTGCCGCGCAGCTTGGTCCTCGGCGCCGTTCTCGTCATCGGCCTCTATCTGCTGGCGAATCTCGCCTTCGTGACCTCGCTCCCCGTGGCCGGCACCGAAGGCGCGCTCACGCCTCTCGAGCGCGGCATCGCCCACGCCCAGGACGACCGGGTCGGCACCGCGGTGCTCGAGCTGGCCTCGCCCAAGCTCGGCGTGGCACTCATGGCCCTCGCCATCATGATGTCCACCTTCGGCTGCGTGAACGGCATGACCCTCATGGGGGCGCGCCTCTACTACGCCATGGCACAGGATCGCCTCTTTTTCCAGGCCGTGGGCCGGCTGAACGAGCGTGGGGTCCCTGCCGCCGGCCTGATCCTGCAGGGAGTCTGGTCGGCGGTCCTGGTCTTCACGGGCACCTACAGCGAGCTCCTCGACTACGTCATCTTCGCGGTGCTCTTCTTCTACGTGCTCACCGCCGCGGGGCTGTTCGTGCTCCGCCGCAAGCAACCCGACCTGGAGCGGCCTTATAAAGTGTGGGGCTACCCGTTCCTTCCTGGGGCCTATGCCGTCCTTTGCTTGCTGATCATGCTGGATCTGCTCGTCGTGAGGCCCGTGTACACCTGGCCCGGTCTCTTCCTCGTTCTGAGCGGCATCCCGGTGTACTGGTTGTGGCGTCGCCATCCGCGGCGCGCCGCGAGCCAGATCTCCTGACCGCGAGCCGCGTCGCTCCGCCTTGTCACACCCGTCTGCCAGAATGGCAAGCTCGGAAATCCGCACGGTGCGCGGCGCTGCGGACGATGGACCCCAGAGAGCCGGCTGGGCATAATGGCCCCTTCGCGTTCCCCATCGCGGCGAGCTGGGCGCTGGCGAGAAAGGTGCTGGCGCCACATCTTGGTGTGATTCGTGGAAGCGGGCCCCCTGGGAAGGCGGGTTCGTGGACGTGGTGCGAGGAGGGCCTTCGTTGCGCCGGGTGTCGGAGATTCTCGCCAACCTTCTCTTCGTCTTCGCGCTGGCTGCTTCCGGCTGCGATTCCGTGACCGACGATCCCCGGTTCGTGCTCCATGACCCCTATGCCTTCGCGGGCACCTGGTATCGGGGCAACTTCCACATGCACAGCAGCCACAGCGACGGCGCCTATCACGGGGTGGAGCTCGCCGGTTTGTACGGCGCCCAAGGCTATGACGTGCTCTGCATCTCGGACCACAATCAGTGGGGCGACCAGGACGGCGGCAGCCTGAGCCAGTTCCAAACGGACACCATCGTGCACGATTGGAACGGTGACGGAACCGTGTACGCCGAGAACGTCCCCGGCAGCGGCGTCGAAGCCTATGTCCAGGACTGGAGACATTCCCGGCCCAAGTGGAGCATCGATGCCTACGAAATCAGACCGGTCGACGAGGCTCTTCCCGTGCTCATTCCGGGCGCGGAAACGAGCTACGCCGGGTGGCACATCGGTCTCCTCGGCCATCCTGCGGGTTGGATCGAGGCCCCCGGCCTGTCCCTGGCCTTCGTCACCCGCACCCATGACGCCGGCGGTTTCGTTTTTCTCGCACACC containing:
- a CDS encoding amino acid permease, yielding MAASPQVALEPERGFHRELGLFDATMLVAGSMIGSGIFIVSADIARDVGSAGWLLLVWVLTGVVTVMGALTYAELSAMMPQAGGQYVFLREAYSPLWGFLYGWTVFVVIQTGSIAAVSVAFAKFLGVLIPPLGTDQILFRKSGLDIFWSFPLPWMEEPIVFFQRQEFTISAGQLVAVVVVAILTWVNCRGVQAGKKVQNFFTVGKTVGLVALILVGLTVAADMDVIRANLGNAWGAIRETPRYIGLERMLPLGSGALILMVLGGTMVGSLFSADAWNNITFTAGEIKDPRRNLPRSLVLGAVLVIGLYLLANLAFVTSLPVAGTEGALTPLERGIAHAQDDRVGTAVLELASPKLGVALMALAIMMSTFGCVNGMTLMGARLYYAMAQDRLFFQAVGRLNERGVPAAGLILQGVWSAVLVFTGTYSELLDYVIFAVLFFYVLTAAGLFVLRRKQPDLERPYKVWGYPFLPGAYAVLCLLIMLDLLVVRPVYTWPGLFLVLSGIPVYWLWRRHPRRAASQIS